The following coding sequences are from one Campylobacter magnus window:
- a CDS encoding WCX domain-containing protein: MILPVARAYFERKKAFGEFKRLSDDERGILIEVKFAFDDELLNLVKAWIPYVKIIEPKPLNTKLKKLLEGYIKSI; the protein is encoded by the coding sequence TTGATTTTACCGGTTGCAAGAGCGTATTTTGAGCGCAAAAAAGCCTTTGGCGAGTTTAAAAGGCTAAGCGATGATGAGCGGGGCATTCTTATTGAGGTAAAGTTTGCCTTTGATGATGAGCTGCTAAATCTAGTAAAGGCATGGATTCCTTATGTCAAAATCATAGAGCCAAAGCCACTAAATACTAAGCTTAAAAAGCTTTTAGAAGGCTATATAAAGAGCATTTGA